Within the Stenotrophomonas maltophilia genome, the region GCCCCTTCCATCGCGACCAGCAATCTGGCCCTGGGGCGGGCGATGGTTGCACTGGCCGACATGCCACAGCCGCCGGGCGTCGTTGAGTGCGCGCAGATCAACCGGCTCGGAACCAGGCAAGGCCCCTGAGCCGGCGCGCGCCCCGGTCCGTCAGCTGGAGGACGCCAGCACGCCGCGGATCGATTCGGCCAGATCGGCGCGCGTGAATGGCTTGCTCAGCAGCGCCGCAGAGCGGCCCGCGCCCCCGGGGGCGTCATGATCGCGCGGATAGCCGGATGTGAACAGAATCGCCACCTCAGGCCAGCGCTCCCGGACTTCGCGACCCAGTTCCCAGCCGGACATGCCGGGCATCACGATATCGGAGAACAGCAGATCGATGCGCGCGTCCGGGCGTTCCAGCAGGCGCAGCGCGGACGGCCCGTCATGTGCCTCCAGCACGCGGTAGCCCAGCTGGCGCAGGGCGTCGACGGTGTATGCGCGGACATCGTCATTGTCTTCAGCGACCAGGATGGTCTCGCCGCGCTGTTCATAGCCGGCCAGGCCCGCTGCCGGCGCGGGAGATTCACAGGGCAGTGGCAGCGGCGAGCGCGGGAACATCATGGTGATGCTGGTTCCTCCGCCCTCCACGGAGTCGATCAGGACGTGGCCGCCGGACTGCTTGACGAAACCATGCACCATGGAGAGCCCCAGGCCCGTGCCACGCCCCACCTGTTTCGTGGTGAAGAACGGCTCGAACACCCGCGCCAGCGTATCGGCCGGCATGCCGTGGCCGTTGTCGCGGACGCGCAGCATCACGTACTCGCCCGGAGCCGCATCGGGGAACAGGGCGGCATAGTCGCCGTCGAGATGGCTGTTGTCGATCTCGACCTTCAGCCTGCCGCCGCTGGGCATCGCATCGCGTGCATTCACCGCGAGGTTGAGCACGGAGGCCTCCAGCTGCGCGACGTCCAGTTCCACGCACCAGATGCCGGCAGCCGTGCTGATCTCCAGTCGCACCAGCTCGCCCAGCGCCCGCTGCAGCATGTCCTGCATTCCGAGCATGCAGTCGTTGAGATTGACGGCCTGGCTGCGCAGCGGCTGGCGGCGCGCGAAGGCCAGCAGCCGCTGGGTCAGGCTTGCCGCGCGCGAGACGCCCTTCAGGGCGTTGTCCAGTGCGCGTGTGGTCGCCTCGGCCGACGCTCCAGGATGGCCGCTCAACAGCATCGCGTGCTCGACGTTGCCGGAGATGACCGTCAGGATATTGTTGAAGTCATGGGCGATGCCGCCGGTCAGCTGCCCGACGGCCTCGATCTTCTGCGCCTGCCGAAGTGCATGCTCTGCCTGTAGTCGTGCGGTGGTCTCCACGGCTTCGGACACCACCGCGGTGACCTCGCCTGCGCCGTCCTGCAACGGACGGAATGAAACGTCGAAACTTCGCCGGCCGGTGGGCAGCTCCAGTTCGAGCGAGTGCAGGGAGCTGCGCCCACTTACGGCATCGGCAACCGCCTTGTCGATCACCTCGCTCATTCCGGGCGTGGTGGTGAACCAGGGCGTCTGCCAGTAGGGGGTATCCACAACCTGCGCCTTCTCGGCCAGCACC harbors:
- a CDS encoding response regulator is translated as MGDITDRGERLRILMLEDSALDAELISAQLLRAGLDFEAERVWTRRGFLDAIDSGTHDVILADHVLPGFDGDAALALARERVPHTPFIFVSGTLTEELAVQALTRGARDYVVKQRLQRLPDAIRRARQEAHERGELAQAQAALNDSQAQLQQITDVVPALIAQFDHEHRFRFANRAFLDWHGVSLAELQGRTAREISGISAFEEALPSLQQVLQGERANFQARLAHRSGETRFVQMDCVPERAADGRVVGYICVGSDVSQLKRAELALREDNQSLERQVQARTAELRASKRRLQSIFESSFQHQVLLDLSGRVVDANVASLAAVLAEKAQVVDTPYWQTPWFTTTPGMSEVIDKAVADAVSGRSSLHSLELELPTGRRSFDVSFRPLQDGAGEVTAVVSEAVETTARLQAEHALRQAQKIEAVGQLTGGIAHDFNNILTVISGNVEHAMLLSGHPGASAEATTRALDNALKGVSRAASLTQRLLAFARRQPLRSQAVNLNDCMLGMQDMLQRALGELVRLEISTAAGIWCVELDVAQLEASVLNLAVNARDAMPSGGRLKVEIDNSHLDGDYAALFPDAAPGEYVMLRVRDNGHGMPADTLARVFEPFFTTKQVGRGTGLGLSMVHGFVKQSGGHVLIDSVEGGGTSITMMFPRSPLPLPCESPAPAAGLAGYEQRGETILVAEDNDDVRAYTVDALRQLGYRVLEAHDGPSALRLLERPDARIDLLFSDIVMPGMSGWELGREVRERWPEVAILFTSGYPRDHDAPGGAGRSAALLSKPFTRADLAESIRGVLASSS